The proteins below come from a single Chrysoperla carnea chromosome 1, inChrCarn1.1, whole genome shotgun sequence genomic window:
- the LOC123306180 gene encoding ankyrin-1-like produces the protein MDNPDIRCRLIDAIRHGKLETVRELINSYGLSYSESSPKGYDLLCDALDNKHSEIAKLLLTSGSEVNSKTYNYKNSFETPLHFAVINGDIEIMKMLLVRGANINAQNSCGETPLSDAIKNNRLEITELLLKHEADVKVKNWRGQTPLCHAIQNNRLEITELLLKHKADINVEDKNRNTPLFYAIDNHNLRIIKLLLDSGANYTEIVELLLQHNADINGKSRYGETPLYVAIKNNRLEITELLLKHKADVNVEDKNRNTPLFYAIDNHNLRITKLLLDNGANVKDYPDLLYIAVIWGYTEIVELLLQHNADINGKSRYGETPLYVAIQFNRLEITELLLKHKADVNVEDKDRITPLFYAIDNHNLRIIKLLLDNGANVKDYPDLLYIAVNKGCTEIIELLLQHNADINGKNRYGQTPLYVAIQFNRLEIIELLLKYKADINAEDKGRKTPLFYAFEKENLKITKLLLDNGANVKDYPDLLYIAVNRGCTEIVELLLQHNADVNATDENGDTALLLTVSDCYEVSNRSLDRDSYVNLKTKITKLLLNHGANVDAETRGGDTPLHFAVYNGYSQVVEVLLEYNANVNVREKTNFETPLHMSARRKNVEICKMLLNKEVDVDAGERNGLTALHMATLEGSNDIVKLLLERGAEVDSKTKYNITPLYFSAQRGQQEIIETLLKFGADINCRDIDGKTALHIASHEGRFKVITTLLEYGCDINSRDKDGKTALHIASNEGHNEFVTTLLEYGSDINIMTYNDLTPLDYAKTAETIEILKRHIVQMKTANLYVNQRNLLSVDEISYADFQKNCENEITSMKSEKNNYNISFYDILTKNTLSLAICLRNENIVQILKLDDYKTKFPIYGSMMNSRFRNGMKKKELLE, from the exons ATGGATAATCCGGATATAAGGTGCCGTTTAATTGATGCGATTCGTCATGGAAAACTGGAAACAGTAAGGGAGTTAATAAATTCTTACGGGCTGTCATATTCAGAATCATCGCCAAAAGGATATGATTTACTTTGTGATGCTCTTGATAATAAACATTCGGAGATTGCTAAATTACTTTTAACAAGCGGCTCTGAAGTCAACAGTAAaacatacaattataaaaactCTTTTGAGACTCCCCTTCATTTTGCTGTTATAAATGGTGACATAGAAATTATGAAGATGCTTCTAGTCAGAGGTGCTAATATTAATGCTCAAAATTCCTGTGGCGAAACTCCACTTAGTGATGCGattaaaaataatcgattaGAAATTActgaattacttttaaaacatgAAGCTGatgttaaagttaaaaattggcGTGGTCAAACTCCACTTTGTCATGCGATTCAAAATAATCGATTAGAAATTActgaattacttttaaaacataaagCTGATATAAATGTTGAAGACAAAAACAGAAACACCCCACTATTTTATGCTATTGATAATCATAATTTAAGAATTATCAAGCTACTTTTAGATAGTGGAGCAAAT TACACGGAAATTGTTGAACTTCTTTTGCAACATAATGCTGATATTAATGGTAAAAGTCGTTATGGTGAAACTCCACTTTATGTTGCGattaaaaataatcgattaGAAATTActgaattacttttaaaacataaagCTGATGTAAATGTTGAAGACAAAAACAGAAACACCCCACTATTTTATGCTATTGATAATCATAATTTAAGAATTACCAAGCTACTTTTAGATAATGGAGCAAATGTTAAAGATTATCCCGACCTATTGTATATTGCTGTTATTTGGGGATACACGGAAATCGTTGAACTTCTTTTGCAACATAATGCTGATATTAATGGTAAAAGTCGTTATGGTGAAACTCCACTTTATGTTGCGATTCAATTTAATCGATTAGAAATTActgaattacttttaaaacataaagCTGATGTAAATGTTGAAGACAAAGACAGAATAACCCCACTATTTTATGCTATTGATAATCATAATTTAAGAATTATCAAGCTACTTTTAGATAATGGAGCAAATGTTAAAGATTATCCCGACTTATTGTATATTGCTGTTAATAAGGGATGCACGGAAATCATTGAACTTCTTTTGCAACATAATGCTGATATTAATGGTAAAAATCGTTATGGTCAAACTCCACTTTATGTTGCGATTCAATTTAATCGAttagaaattattgaattacttttaaaatataaagctgATATAAATGCTGAAGACAAAGGCAGAAAAACCCCACTATTTTATGCTTTtgaaaaggaaaatttaaaaattaccaaGCTACTTTTAGATAATGGAGCAAATGTTAAAGATTATCCCGACTTATTGTATATTGCTGTTAATAGGGGATGCACGGAAATCGTTGAACTTCTTTTGCAACATAATGCTGATGTTAACGCTACCGATGAAAACGGTGACACAGCATTGCTTTTAACTGTAAGTGATTGTTATGAAGTTTCTAATAGATCTCTTGATAGAGATTCTTATGTTAATCTAAAGACGAAAATTACTAAACTGCTTCTTAATCATGGTGCTAATGTAGACGCTGAAACTCGAGGTGGTGATACGCCACTTCATTTTGCTGTCTACAATGGATATTCACAAGTTGTTGAAGTTCTTTTAGAATATAATGCAAATGTCAATGTtagagaaaaaacaaatttcgagaCACCACTCCATATGTCTGCACGAagaaaaaatgtagaaatttgTAAAATGCTTTTGAATAAAGAAGTTGACGTAGATGCTGGGGAACGGAATGGATTAACAGCGTTGCACATGGCAACACTAGAAGGTTCCAACGATATTGTAAAACTATTGCTTGAACGTGGTGCCGAAGTTGATtctaaaactaaatataatattacaccCCTGTATTTCAGTGCTCAAAGAGGTCAACAGGAAATCATTGAAACTCTCTTGAAATTTGGTGCTGATATTAATTGTAGAGATATAGATGGCAAAACAGCACTCCACATTGCATCTCACGAAGGGCGTTTTAAAGTTATCACAACTCTCTTGGAGTATGGCTGTGATATTAATTCTAGAGACAAGGATGGCAAAACAGCACTCCACATTGCATCTAACGAAGGGCATAATGAATTTGTTACAACTCTCTTGGAGTATGGATCTGATATCAATATTATGACTTACAACGATCTTACACCTCTTGATTATGCTAAAACTGCTGAAACTATTGAAATTCTTAAACGCCACATAGTTCAAATGAAAACCgcaaatttatatgttaatcAACGAAATTTGCTTTCAGTTGATGAAATTTCCTATGCTGATTTTCAGAAAAACTGTGAGAATGAGATAACAAGCATGAAGAGCgagaagaataattataatatttcattttatgataTCTTGACAAAGAATACTCTTTCATTAGCAATATGTTTGAGGAACGAAAATATAGTGCAGATTCTAAAATTAGacgattataaaacaaaatttccaatataTGGAAGCATGATGAACAGTCGTTTCAGAAatggtatgaaaaaaaaagagttacTTGAGTAA
- the LOC123306183 gene encoding zinc finger protein 91-like: MIQLNKVHFKEKRFSCDVCGKAFIHKFYLTRHQTIHSGEKPFKCEICEKAFTHKHNLIEHKRLHTGEKSFSCVYCAKKFSRQSTLTVHLRIHTGEKPFVCEICEKTFAQKSSLISHQRIHSGEKTGEVMKKNNKLIIPECEISEREEEFNRTELQQGKLEFIEEKDTMEHVQLKKEIDIEEVVIQVKKENFQEENELIKEDIQMGNNLNHHKLIENTCDVCNKAFIHQYLLTRHQTIHSGEKPFSCEFCDKTFTQTQSLNRHRRFHTGEKPYSCDFCDKKFRLRAYLNAHRRTHTGLKPFACEICDKKFTQQIVLNKHKFLHSGEKPFECEFCDKKFALLNYLDVHRRVHTGEKPFFCEICDSRFSQKISLIQHQKIHSEEKPTFTEKIHTLEKPFDNELVRTECETSEFGQEFHTDLQTGEHDIFEEKDTMEEQQIKKEIDIEKVSIKVEMEENYEEENELLKEDNQMVDADCEFDEKGQEFKIKEEIFEENQLMKTEDNQAIAAECDTDELGQEFSAEHQQEEKPLSCEVCGQSFNFRNTLNRHKLIHNTEKHFSCDICMKKFHRNKNLIQHKKKVHAKEKPFSCDVCGKAFIHKFYLTRHQTIHSGERPFKCEICDKAFTHKQNLIEHKLLHTGEKSFSCDYCEKKFSRQSYLTVHTRIHTGEKPFNCEFCEKTFTQSSSLIQHKRLHTGEKPFECKFCDEKFCRKVELERHLSNHTTGEKPFSCEFCDKSFTQQNFLDLHRRSHTGEKPYSCDFCEKTFKVRSYLRVHKRVHTGERPYACDVCDKTFTQQTTLNQHKKLHTLIIP, from the exons ATGATACAATTGAACAA agtgcattttaaagaaaaacgattttcatGTGACGTTTGTGGAAAAGcattcattcataaattttatttaacgcgaCATCAAACGATTCACAGCGGAGAAAAACCTTTcaaatgtgaaatttgtgaaaaaGCATTTACtcataaacataatttaatcgAACATAAACGGcttcacaccggagaaaaatcattttcatgtgtttATTGTGCGAAAAAATTTAGTCGACAAAGTACTTTAACCGTGCATTTACGAATTCATACCGGGGAAAAACCGTTTGTTTGTGAAATTTGTGAGAAAACATTTGCACAAAAAAGTAGTTTAATTTCACATCAAAGAATTCACAGCGGAGAAAAAACCGGGGAAgtaatgaagaaaaataataaattgattattccCGAATGTGAAATTAGTGAACGGGAGGAAGAATTTAATAGGACAGAATTGCAACAGGGAAAACTTGAATTCATCGAAGAAAAAGATACAATGGAACACGTACAACTCAAAAAGGAAATTGATATCGAAGAAGTAGTAATTCaagtgaaaaaagaaaattttcaagaagaaaatgaactaattaaggAGGATATACAAATGGG aaaCAATTTAAATCaccataaattaattgaaaaca catgtgacgtttgtaataaagcatttatccatcaatatttattaacgcGACATCAAACAATCCatagcggagaaaaaccattttcatgtgaatttTGTGACAAAACATTTACACAAACTCAAAGTTTAAATCGACATAGACGATTTCATACCGGGGAAAAACCTTATTCatgtgatttttgtgataaaaaatttcgtttacGTGCGTACTTAAACGCGCATCGACGAACGCATACCGGTTTAAAACCTTTTgcttgtgaaatttgtgataaaaaattcacccaacaaattgttttaaataaacataaatttcttCACAGCGGCGAAAAACCGTTTGAAtgtgaattttgtgataaaaaatttgcgcttttaaattatttggatgTTCATAGACGAGTCCATACCGGggaaaaaccgtttttttgtgaaatttgtgatagtagattttcgcaaaaaattagtttaattcaacatcaaaaaattCACAGCGAAGAAAAACCAACTTTTACTGAAAAAATTCATACCTTAGAAAAACCGTTTGATAATGAATTGGTTAGGACCGAATGTGAAACCAGTGAATTCGGGCAAGAATTTCATACAGATCTTCAAACGGGAGAACATGATATCTTTGAAGAAAAAGATACAATGGAAGAACAACAAATCAAAAAGGAAATTGATATCGAAAAAGTATCAATTAAAGTGGAAATGGAAGAAAATtatgaagaagaaaatgaattattgaaGGAAGATAATCAAATGGTTGATGCCGATTGTGAATTCGATGAAAAAGGgcaagaatttaaaattaaagaggaaattttcgaagaaaatcaACTAATGAAG ACTGAAGATAATCAAGCGATTGCCGCCGAATGTGACACCGATGAACTGGGGCAAGAATTTAGTGCAGAACATCAACAGGAAGAGAAACCTTTGTCATGTGAAGTTTGTGGTCAATCATTTAATTTCCGGAACACTTTAAACCGACATAAACTAATTCATAACaccgaaaaacatttttcatgtgatatttgtatgaaaaaatttcatcggAATAAGAATTTAATTCAACACAAGAAAAAAGTTCATGCAaaggaaaaacctttttcatgtgacgTTTGTGGTAAagcatttattcataaattttatttaacgcgaCATCAAACGATTCACAGCGGAGAAAGACCTTTcaaatgtgaaatttgtgataaagcATTTACTCATAAACAGAATTTAATCGAACATAAACTActtcacaccggagaaaaatcattttcatgtgattactgtgaaaaaaaatttagtcgaCAAAGTTATTTAACCGTTCATACACGAATTCATACCGGGGAAAAACCTTTTAATTGTGAATTTTGTGAGAAAACATTTACGCAATCCAGTagtttaattcaacataaacgacttcatacgggagaaaaaccatttgagTGTAAATTTTGTGATGAGAAATTTTGTCGGAAAGTTGAATTAGAACGACATTTAAGTAATCACACCACcggtgaaaaacctttttcatgtgaattttgtgataaatcatttacgcAACAAAACTTTTTGGATTTACATCGACGATCACATACGGGAGAAAAACCGTATTCAtgtgatttttgtgaaaaaacatttaaagtaCGAAGTTATTTACGGGTTCATAAACGTGTTCATACGGGAGAACGACCTTAtgcatgtgatgtttgtgataaaacttttaCTCAACAGACAACCTTAAATCAACATAAAAAGCTTCATACACTTATTATCCCTTAA